atttttagtatttttctaatatatatatatatatatattgtatgtCAACATAAGTATATCTCTCGATTGGTACATGCAAAAGCTTGTACTATCAACTTAGCTCGAGGTTAAAAGGAATGATTCTCTCTCTTAAGTATTAGTAAAAGtaaattaaaagttatataAATACATGCAGTAACTAACCGTTGGAGTATCACATCGAGCTCTAACACAAACCCTAGCTTTCTTAGGAGGATTCTGTGGAGAAACTTCATCTTCTCCGATAGCAGGTGAGGGCAAACCGCCAGGTTTCGACATTTTACTCGGGGGCCAAGTCGTCTGTCCGGCTTCTTCCTGATCTTTAGGTTCACTATGGGTTGGACTATGAATATTGTGATCAATAATTGATGGGGTTTGAATAACATAATCTTGTTTGAGATCTAAGATCTTATTAGTTagagagaaggaagaagaagaagaagaagtgttCTTGTTTTGATGATGGGTTGAGAATCTTGATGATCCTAATGTGAGTGAAACCATGTCATCAACTTCAGCTTCaacttgatgatgatgatcatcatcatcattgttattaatattatttattgtaCTTCCACTTGTTTGTGTTGATCTTTTGCCTTGATGATCTTCTCTAATTTGATCATGATCATGATTATACTTAATCTCATGGAATTTCCTTTTCAATGTCTCATAATCTTTCATTATCTCATCCAAATATTTCTTTAACCTCTCGTTTTCTTCCTTTACTTCCCTCATTTCAACTTTCGTCCTTTTCATTCTTTCTTCATGATGTTGATGATGTTGCTCATCATCCTGTATATACACATTTACATCGTTAATATCACAACATTCAACACATGCATGTGCTTAACTTTTAATTAGCGTAcacttctttctttctttctttgaggTTGGAGGTACAATTCACATCCGTATTTATATgcttaaaaaaatcaaattaacaAATTAAAGCTTAAACAATACTATATATTAGTATTAACTTAATTATACAAATAAACTACAAAGACAACCCCCCCCATTATTTATATACTTTTCCACATTGATATATACAATTATGACATgcatgagatttatttataattaGCCAAAAAgctaaaaattaattaagtttgttGTTAATTATACCTCTTCCTTCCAAGTTGAATTAGAAGCTGATGGTACTGAAAGAGTTTCCATGAAGGGCTTTTCCAAGTCACCCATAGAAGTGACGacctatatatatatccaaTTCATTAACCCCACTTTCCTATTAACTAAGtacacaaaagaagaaaattcaaacaataTGACAATACACACAGTATAAttaaaagagaatgaaaaatcCAGCTAGCTAGGGTTTATGATCTTTTGCTATCAGTCAACCCGAAAGGTTTTAATCGAGATGCGAACTTGAACTTACCTCAACTAGTCCAAGGCGATAATTTATGATAGAATTGTATATATGCTTAATACATCTTCAtcaattaaactaaagttgAATAACTATAATTAAAGAGCTAGCCAATTTGGGATTGAAATTGAATATGTGTGTTTAATTTTATGGAATAATATCACTTGAAAGTTGGGGTTAATTAACAACAAATTGAACCCAATTATTGTAATACAGACAAATTGATCAACTATGAATACATTTTGAATAGGTCCacgtatttatttatttgtttaatttgcTGTCAGATTGGTTCGATTTTAACGTTTGGAAAAAATTGATGAAAAATTTAAGAACAGCTAAATTGATCTTCACAAAGTAAAATATGCCATTTCATACCAGgaaaataaaaacacaaaaaaattcCTAATTTCCATAGAAAAcgttttaaaaaatgatattttcaaCTAAAAAACATGAAGAAACTTcgattggaaaaaaaaaaaaaaacccgttaaaatcatcatcaagaaatttaaaaaacaacaaCAGAACTCCAACAAAgtttcttgaattttttttgtaatttagcATGATCTTCATTGTGAAAGTGCATGGAAGGTTGGATCCTAATCCATGACTGTGTCATATATACACACAAGAAAAACATAGTAAATATAAATTTACCTTAAGATGAATACGTTGTTTAGAGTTGGGAGAAGCTTCGTCATTTCCTTCTCCAGTTGATTGAACTCTATCATCATCAATGGTTGCCAAAGCTTGTTGAGCCTCCATGAAAACTACCCTCtttcttcctctctctctctctctctctctcttcaaaaACTTCTCTTCAATAATTATAATACAAATTTATAGATCAAAAGAGATAGAATTAAGCAGCAGTGTTTGACCACTCTTTGATCCCCTCTCTCCTTTGTTTCTAAGAAaagtattttatatatatatatatatatatatatatatatatatatatatatatatatatataattaaattaaaattgaaattaaaaaaaaaaaaagactatcaGATTCAActcttaattaaaattaattttctctCTTATATCCAAAAACACAAATCCAAACTCTCTCAAGCTTCTGCATAACTTAGCattataaatttcttcttttcaattttcACTTCGTTTATTTTCATTAGAGAGTGGGTTATGGCGCAATGGCCGGAGGAAGAGAGGATTTATTTatgtatacatacatacatatacatatatatatgtatgtatatatatatatatatatatatatatatagaaggtGTTGGTAATTAATTAAAGGGTTTTTTGATGTTAATTTAATAAATGTCACATGGGGATTGGTTGAAAGGTCAAAGTTTAAGGCACAGCTGCCGTGTGCTACCATGGGTCACATTGATTAATTTTATTGCTTTGGGTTATTTTAAAGGTCAAAACATTTGAGTCTttgccaaaaaagaaaaaaaaaaaaaaagaacacttCTCATTGTTGGTCTATGATTTTGACCTtattctaaaaaaacaa
The sequence above is drawn from the Cucumis melo cultivar AY chromosome 2, USDA_Cmelo_AY_1.0, whole genome shotgun sequence genome and encodes:
- the LOC103493975 gene encoding WRKY transcription factor 72B-like isoform X3, coding for MEAQQALATIDDDRVQSTGEGNDEASPNSKQRIHLKVVTSMGDLEKPFMETLSVPSASNSTWKEEDDEQHHQHHEERMKRTKVEMREVKEENERLKKYLDEIMKDYETLKRKFHEIKYNHDHDQIREDHQGKRSTQTSGSTINNINNNDDDDHHHQVEAEVDDMVSLTLGSSRFSTHHQNKNTSSSSSSFSLTNKILDLKQDYVIQTPSIIDHNIHSPTHSEPKDQEEAGQTTWPPSKMSKPGGLPSPAIGEDEVSPQNPPKKARVCVRARCDTPTMNDGCQWRKYGQKIAKGNPCPRAYYRCTGAPTCPVRKQPWPWLPPPPLPLRCSSRALPPPPLPPPNLA